A region from the Vibrio navarrensis genome encodes:
- the hutG gene encoding formimidoylglutamase — protein sequence MKSPLNLTNEFHWQGRHDAEDGALGKRVHHVIRHVDYADIEQLSRAVALLGFACDAGVARNKGRIGAKKSPDLIRRALANLAWHSDAPFYDLGTVVCEDDQLESSQQQCAEVISQALAHCPVITLGGGHEVAWASFQGLAAYLQNHQPQSKPKIGIINFDAHFDLRTFHSQHAEVKPSSGTPFNQIQHFCQQAGWDFHYACLGVSRASNTRALFERAEQLHVWYVEDKDLGVLNLDYLLTQLQHFIDGCDYLYLTIDLDVFPAAAAPGVSAPAARGVSYDYLAPFLERILSHHSKLMLADIAEYNPTYDVDSQTARLAARLCWDIANAMNNKF from the coding sequence ATGAAAAGTCCACTTAATCTCACCAACGAGTTTCATTGGCAAGGCCGACACGATGCCGAAGATGGTGCGCTGGGTAAACGCGTCCATCATGTCATTCGTCATGTCGACTATGCTGACATCGAGCAACTTTCACGCGCCGTTGCCCTGCTGGGTTTCGCCTGCGATGCGGGTGTGGCGCGTAACAAGGGGCGTATCGGGGCAAAGAAATCTCCCGATTTGATCCGCCGTGCACTAGCCAATCTGGCTTGGCACAGCGATGCGCCGTTCTACGATCTCGGCACTGTGGTGTGTGAGGATGACCAACTCGAGAGCAGTCAGCAGCAATGTGCAGAGGTTATCAGTCAAGCCCTCGCCCACTGCCCGGTCATTACCCTCGGCGGCGGACATGAAGTCGCGTGGGCTTCATTCCAAGGCTTAGCGGCTTATCTGCAAAATCATCAGCCACAGAGTAAGCCCAAAATTGGCATCATCAACTTCGACGCACATTTCGACCTGCGCACGTTTCACAGCCAACACGCCGAAGTTAAGCCAAGCTCAGGTACACCATTTAATCAGATCCAGCACTTTTGCCAGCAGGCGGGCTGGGATTTCCATTACGCGTGCCTTGGAGTAAGCCGAGCGAGCAATACCAGAGCGCTCTTTGAACGCGCGGAGCAACTCCATGTTTGGTATGTGGAAGATAAAGATCTCGGGGTACTCAATCTCGACTATCTCCTGACACAACTGCAGCACTTCATCGATGGTTGTGATTACCTCTACTTAACCATCGACCTCGATGTTTTCCCGGCAGCAGCCGCACCGGGCGTCAGTGCGCCAGCAGCCAGAGGCGTGAGCTATGACTACTTGGCTCCGTTTCTTGAACGCATTCTCAGCCATCATTCCAAGCTGATGCTGGCAGACATCGCCGAATACAACCCAACCTATGATGTTGACAGCCAAACCGCCCGTTTGGCCGCCAGATTGTGCTGGGATATCGCCAACGCGATGAATAACAAGTTTTAG
- a CDS encoding DUF3581 domain-containing protein, producing MFLAPYFSSNQRQFQFTREQASHFAKKVAGDFNPIHDEDSKRFCVPGDLLFAVLLRKEGVSQKMRFDFSGMVSDGVALHIENKCEKESAVVDAAGKEYLHMQREGQVNHNPEFIKHVVTNYVQFSGMNFPHIMVPLMEEQQMMINCQRPLVIYESMEVEFSRLDLTHPEVEFTGATFDVDGKRGVVTMNFAFKEEGEVVGHGIKRMVASGLKPYDQEAVDDLVNRFHLRKEEFLQRFAAAA from the coding sequence ATGTTTCTAGCACCTTATTTTTCAAGCAACCAACGACAATTCCAGTTTACCCGCGAACAGGCAAGCCACTTTGCCAAAAAGGTCGCCGGTGATTTCAACCCTATCCATGATGAAGACAGCAAACGCTTTTGCGTACCCGGCGATCTGCTTTTTGCTGTGCTATTGCGTAAAGAGGGCGTGAGCCAGAAAATGCGTTTCGACTTCTCTGGGATGGTCAGCGATGGCGTTGCACTGCACATTGAAAATAAGTGTGAGAAAGAGAGCGCAGTGGTCGATGCCGCAGGCAAAGAGTATTTGCATATGCAGCGTGAAGGCCAAGTGAATCACAATCCCGAATTTATCAAGCATGTGGTCACCAACTACGTTCAATTCTCTGGAATGAACTTCCCGCACATTATGGTGCCGTTGATGGAAGAGCAGCAGATGATGATCAACTGCCAGCGCCCTTTGGTCATTTACGAGAGCATGGAAGTGGAATTTAGCCGTCTCGACCTGACCCACCCTGAAGTGGAATTTACTGGCGCAACATTTGACGTCGATGGCAAACGTGGTGTAGTCACCATGAACTTTGCGTTTAAAGAAGAAGGTGAAGTGGTTGGCCATGGCATCAAACGAATGGTCGCCAGCGGCTTGAAGCCTTACGACCAAGAAGCAGTGGACGATTTAGTCAATCGCTTTCATTTGCGTAAAGAAGAGTTCTTGCAACGTTTTGCCGCGGCGGCTTAA
- a CDS encoding sporulation protein: protein MFKKLKASLGIGSAKVDTILDQMSVYQGETLKGYVHIKGGDVEQQIDAIIIKLNTEVKVESEESVSYQTFTLDKLAAVQPFVIQANEEKQVPFEMKLHDETPITAVNALKNQCHVWLETTLDIDFAIDPRDRDFIEVKPLPVVSKVIDAIVQAGFTMVKADVEKGQLRGQSFSSRSGCYQELEFRSNGFIGSKEIELSFILGGQRVHCLAEIDRSLSFSGDQYRSFTLPLYASAAQITQALAPTLNL, encoded by the coding sequence ATGTTTAAAAAACTTAAGGCGTCATTGGGAATTGGTTCAGCCAAGGTGGATACGATTCTCGACCAAATGAGTGTGTATCAAGGTGAAACACTCAAAGGCTACGTTCACATTAAGGGCGGCGATGTGGAACAGCAGATCGACGCCATCATCATCAAGCTCAATACCGAAGTCAAAGTTGAGAGCGAAGAGAGTGTCAGTTACCAAACGTTCACACTGGACAAATTGGCTGCCGTTCAGCCATTCGTAATTCAAGCGAATGAAGAAAAACAAGTGCCGTTTGAGATGAAATTGCATGACGAAACCCCGATCACCGCGGTCAATGCATTGAAAAACCAGTGCCATGTTTGGCTGGAAACGACATTAGATATTGACTTTGCCATCGATCCGCGTGACCGAGATTTCATCGAAGTCAAACCACTGCCCGTAGTGAGCAAGGTCATCGACGCTATTGTTCAGGCGGGGTTCACTATGGTGAAAGCGGACGTCGAAAAGGGGCAGTTGCGTGGACAGAGTTTTTCTTCCCGTTCCGGTTGCTATCAAGAGCTTGAGTTTCGCAGTAACGGCTTTATCGGCAGTAAAGAGATCGAACTGTCGTTTATTTTGGGCGGCCAGCGAGTCCATTGCTTGGCGGAAATTGATCGCTCATTGAGCTTTTCTGGCGATCAATATCGTTCCTTTACCCTGCCGTTATATGCGTCCGCCGCGCAAATTACTCAAGCGCTTGCTCCGACGCTCAATCTGTAA
- a CDS encoding S1 family serine peptidase, whose product MLKKSVVSNVLILSGLFTSSTLVIAKPVTHVEERIIGGEVAQAGTWPTMAVLYRADAESVYKGRFCGGNYIGNGYVVTAAHCVHHSQANSLKVAIGLTELSQAGTQGATADVERIYVHEAYNAVTSGFDIAILQLKTKPNISGATLANQSYFDSLGPGEELTVIGWGNRDATGNPDYPDALHQVNVPLVDSDVCRALGNGYQNVGDDAFCAGYAQGGKDSCQGDSGGPIWALGNSSKIQVGVVSWGNGCAQANAYGVYANVGNLLSWVKSRTAGVDFTQYHDLGYVEFSDIAHEFVVSNNSTQTMTFNLKSNSGVTILDDQCSAVPLNNGERCIIKGTIGVNSAKSTSAQLTMQSDSNLVPEIKMELAYTGIALAANDVASLFSMANSGVFSSEKPWSANNGTLQSAAITHGEESTLVVKGLEKGYLSFSYSVDSEAEYDGLKVYVNGKQKAFFSGNNVRGTQTLTLDQASNEVSFVSMKDEEVTEGSDIATLSNLKFSTSNNASSGSSSGGSLGFIGLALLAGLLRRRG is encoded by the coding sequence ATGCTTAAGAAAAGCGTCGTCAGCAATGTTTTGATTCTATCTGGCCTTTTTACCTCAAGCACTCTTGTGATTGCCAAACCTGTAACTCACGTTGAAGAGCGTATTATCGGTGGAGAAGTGGCACAAGCGGGGACTTGGCCGACGATGGCTGTCCTCTACCGTGCTGACGCAGAAAGCGTTTATAAAGGGCGATTTTGTGGCGGAAACTATATCGGTAATGGCTATGTGGTGACCGCTGCGCACTGTGTCCATCATTCTCAAGCTAATTCGTTGAAAGTCGCGATTGGTCTCACCGAGCTCTCTCAAGCGGGTACGCAGGGTGCTACCGCCGATGTTGAGCGTATTTACGTTCATGAAGCGTATAATGCGGTGACTTCTGGCTTTGATATTGCCATTTTACAGCTTAAAACCAAGCCAAACATTAGCGGGGCAACACTTGCCAACCAGTCCTATTTTGATTCCCTTGGGCCGGGTGAAGAGCTGACAGTGATTGGCTGGGGGAACCGTGATGCAACGGGTAACCCAGATTATCCCGATGCGCTGCACCAAGTCAATGTGCCGCTGGTAGACAGTGATGTTTGTCGCGCGCTCGGTAATGGCTACCAGAATGTTGGCGATGATGCGTTCTGTGCAGGCTACGCTCAAGGTGGCAAGGATTCTTGTCAGGGTGACAGCGGCGGCCCTATCTGGGCGCTCGGGAACAGCTCTAAGATTCAAGTCGGGGTGGTGAGTTGGGGGAACGGATGCGCTCAAGCCAATGCGTACGGTGTGTATGCCAACGTAGGCAACTTGCTCTCTTGGGTCAAGTCTCGAACGGCTGGGGTCGATTTTACCCAATACCATGACTTGGGCTATGTGGAATTTTCGGACATTGCCCACGAATTTGTGGTGAGCAACAATTCAACTCAAACAATGACGTTTAATCTCAAGAGCAACTCCGGTGTTACCATTTTAGACGACCAGTGTAGCGCAGTGCCCTTAAACAATGGCGAGCGCTGCATTATCAAAGGCACAATCGGCGTGAATTCTGCTAAGTCGACGAGCGCGCAACTGACAATGCAATCAGATTCGAATCTGGTGCCGGAGATTAAGATGGAATTGGCCTATACAGGGATTGCTCTTGCCGCAAATGATGTCGCCTCGCTCTTTTCGATGGCCAACAGTGGCGTGTTTAGTAGTGAGAAGCCTTGGTCTGCTAATAATGGCACACTTCAATCTGCGGCAATTACCCATGGTGAAGAATCTACGCTGGTGGTCAAGGGGCTGGAAAAAGGTTACTTGAGTTTCAGCTATTCGGTTGATTCTGAAGCGGAATATGACGGTTTGAAAGTTTACGTTAATGGTAAGCAAAAAGCGTTCTTTAGCGGCAATAATGTAAGAGGGACGCAAACCTTAACTCTCGACCAAGCTTCGAACGAAGTCAGTTTTGTCAGCATGAAGGATGAAGAAGTCACAGAGGGTAGTGACATTGCCACATTAAGTAATCTCAAGTTCTCCACCAGCAACAATGCTTCATCAGGCTCATCTTCAGGCGGTTCACTCGGCTTTATCGGCCTTGCGCTGTTAGCTGGTTTGCTACGTCGTCGTGGATAA
- the hutI gene encoding imidazolonepropionase, which produces MDLLLTNARLVTMLDGDMGYHPTDPLTIGIQDGLITYVGVDTEHHANQRINLENRLVTPGLIDCHTHLVYAGNRANEFEMRLNGAPYQQIAQQGGGILSTVQATRLASIDTLIEQSLPRLDGLLASGVTSVEVKSGYGLTLADEIKMLRAAKELQRHRKVKVTTTLLAAHALPPEYAGRADDYIEFICQEIIPTVAQEQLASSVDVFCESIGFNLAQTEKVFRCALEHGLHIKGHTEQLSNLGGSALTAKYHGLSADHIEYLDEAGVLALANSSTVATLLPGAFYFLREQQQPPIDLLRQHQVPMAIASDVNPGTSPFADLTLMMNMACTLFRLTPQEALRGVTQHAAQALGYQGKRGQIGLGLEADLAIWDIEHPADLSYQVGVKRLHARVVDGDYQQHKGVL; this is translated from the coding sequence ATGGATCTGCTGCTCACCAATGCTCGCCTCGTTACCATGCTTGACGGAGACATGGGTTACCACCCGACTGATCCGCTCACCATTGGTATTCAAGATGGGTTGATCACGTATGTGGGTGTGGACACTGAGCACCATGCAAACCAACGCATCAACCTGGAAAACCGTCTGGTCACACCCGGTCTGATTGACTGCCACACCCATCTTGTGTACGCCGGAAATCGCGCGAATGAATTTGAGATGCGCCTAAACGGGGCGCCATATCAACAGATTGCCCAGCAAGGTGGCGGGATCCTTTCTACGGTACAAGCCACACGTCTGGCAAGCATCGACACCTTGATTGAGCAAAGTCTGCCGAGATTGGATGGGCTGCTTGCCAGCGGTGTCACATCCGTGGAAGTGAAATCTGGCTATGGGCTGACCTTGGCTGACGAGATCAAAATGCTGCGAGCGGCCAAGGAGTTACAACGTCATCGTAAAGTTAAGGTCACGACGACTCTCTTGGCCGCCCACGCCCTTCCTCCCGAATACGCTGGTAGAGCAGATGACTATATCGAGTTCATTTGCCAAGAGATCATTCCAACGGTTGCACAAGAGCAACTGGCTTCGAGTGTGGATGTGTTTTGCGAGTCGATAGGCTTTAACCTCGCGCAAACGGAGAAGGTGTTTCGCTGCGCTCTTGAGCATGGCTTGCACATCAAAGGCCACACCGAACAGTTATCCAACCTTGGTGGTAGTGCATTAACCGCCAAGTACCATGGGCTGTCGGCCGATCATATTGAATACCTAGATGAGGCTGGTGTTCTCGCCTTAGCCAATTCGTCCACGGTAGCGACACTGCTGCCCGGCGCTTTCTATTTCTTACGTGAACAGCAACAGCCGCCGATTGATCTCTTGCGCCAGCATCAAGTGCCCATGGCGATTGCCTCCGACGTCAATCCAGGCACTTCGCCTTTTGCCGATTTGACCTTAATGATGAATATGGCGTGCACACTGTTCAGACTCACGCCACAAGAGGCGCTGCGCGGCGTCACCCAACATGCGGCGCAAGCGCTTGGCTATCAAGGAAAACGTGGGCAAATCGGTCTTGGCTTGGAAGCCGATCTGGCGATTTGGGATATCGAACACCCCGCTGATTTAAGTTATCAAGTCGGTGTAAAACGCCTGCATGCTCGCGTGGTCGATGGCGATTACCAACAGCACAAAGGAGTGTTGTGA
- a CDS encoding methyltransferase family protein, translating to MRKLELKIPPVAVFLLMCTGMFAVDLWLAEPLLRLTFPRVSALLPFGLSGVIGIAGVREFRKAKTTVNPVKPETASTVVASGIFAYSRNPMYLALLLLLLSYACWLQNAITFAFAPLFVLYMNRFQIEPEERALEKRFGSAYLQYKQKVRRWI from the coding sequence ATGCGTAAGTTAGAGCTCAAAATTCCCCCGGTAGCGGTTTTCTTGCTGATGTGCACAGGCATGTTCGCCGTTGACCTATGGCTGGCTGAGCCTTTGCTGCGCTTGACGTTTCCCCGTGTGAGCGCCTTGCTGCCGTTCGGACTTTCCGGTGTCATTGGTATTGCGGGTGTGAGAGAGTTTCGTAAGGCAAAAACAACAGTCAATCCAGTCAAACCAGAGACGGCCTCAACTGTGGTAGCGAGTGGCATTTTTGCTTACAGCCGCAACCCGATGTATTTGGCGCTGTTGCTACTGTTACTCTCGTATGCTTGCTGGTTGCAAAATGCTATCACTTTTGCGTTTGCTCCTTTGTTTGTGTTGTATATGAATCGCTTTCAGATCGAGCCCGAAGAACGTGCGTTAGAAAAGCGGTTTGGTTCGGCTTATTTGCAATATAAACAAAAAGTTAGACGCTGGATTTGA
- the hutC gene encoding histidine utilization repressor: protein MSSPIYMQIKQFIVQKIDSGVWHIGFKIPTELALTEQFGVSRMTVNKAIRDLVNEGRLQRRPRLGTFVCEPTEKAESPLLDIRNIAEEVSNRGKAYRSKVLRQQALKADDTIATKLGVMLGTQVFYSEIIHYEDKEPIQLELRWVNSSYAPNYLQQDFTQITPNQYLSESCPLSAMEHTVEAIIPDARVRQELNMKVSEPCLLLNRRTWSDDRLVSTALLYHPGNRYKLSSKILL from the coding sequence ATGTCATCGCCAATTTATATGCAAATCAAACAGTTTATTGTGCAGAAAATCGACAGCGGTGTGTGGCATATCGGCTTCAAAATCCCCACGGAGCTGGCACTGACAGAGCAATTTGGCGTCAGCCGCATGACGGTTAACAAAGCAATCCGCGATTTGGTCAATGAAGGGCGACTGCAGCGTCGGCCACGTTTAGGCACTTTTGTCTGTGAACCGACGGAAAAAGCCGAATCGCCGTTGCTGGATATTCGCAATATTGCCGAGGAAGTGAGTAATCGTGGCAAAGCGTACCGCAGCAAAGTGCTTCGCCAACAAGCTTTGAAAGCGGACGATACAATTGCAACTAAGTTGGGCGTGATGCTAGGCACGCAAGTGTTTTACAGTGAGATCATCCACTACGAGGACAAAGAACCAATCCAACTCGAGCTGCGCTGGGTCAATAGCAGCTATGCGCCCAATTACTTGCAGCAGGATTTCACCCAGATAACGCCGAACCAGTATTTATCGGAAAGCTGCCCACTGAGCGCGATGGAACACACGGTAGAGGCGATCATTCCCGATGCGCGCGTGCGCCAAGAACTCAATATGAAAGTGAGCGAACCTTGTTTGCTGCTCAACCGACGCACATGGAGCGACGACCGACTCGTCAGTACTGCCCTGCTCTATCACCCTGGTAACCGCTACAAGCTAAGTTCCAAAATTCTGCTTTGA
- the hutH gene encoding histidine ammonia-lyase, whose product MFNLTLNPGHLSLNELRKVSRSPLKLSLDASAIPAIEESTQVVDRVIAENRTVYGINTGFGLLANTRIAPEDLETLQRSIVLSHAAGIGQFMADETVRLMMVLKINSLARGFSGIRLKVINMLIELVNAEVYPCVPQKGSVGASGDLAPLAHMSTVLLGEGQARHNGEVISGLEALKIAGLEPITLAPKEGLALLNGTQASTAFALEGLFIAEDLFASATVCGAMSVEAALGSRRPFDPRIHRVRGHRSQMDAAAAYRHLLENNSEIGDSHSNCEKVQDPYSLRCQPQVMGACLQQIRNSAEILLVEANSVSDNPLVFAEDNDIISGGNFHAEPVAMAADNLALAIAEIGSLSERRMALLIDSALSKLPPFLVDNGGVNSGFMIAQVTAAALASENKTLAHPASVDSLPTSANQEDHVSMATFAGRRLREMGENTRGILAVEYLSAAQGLDFRAPHKSSPRIEQAKQMLREKVAFYDKDRYFAPDIEKANALLALAVHNPLMPEALLPSVI is encoded by the coding sequence ATGTTTAATCTCACGCTGAACCCAGGCCACTTGAGCCTAAATGAACTGCGCAAAGTAAGCCGCTCCCCGCTCAAATTGTCCTTGGATGCATCAGCGATTCCAGCGATTGAGGAGAGCACTCAAGTCGTGGATCGCGTTATCGCGGAAAATCGCACCGTGTACGGCATCAACACTGGCTTCGGTTTACTGGCCAATACGCGTATCGCCCCAGAAGATCTCGAAACACTGCAACGCAGTATTGTGCTTTCGCATGCTGCGGGAATCGGTCAGTTTATGGCAGATGAAACCGTCCGTTTAATGATGGTTTTGAAAATCAACAGCTTGGCTCGCGGCTTCTCCGGCATTCGTTTGAAAGTGATCAACATGCTGATCGAACTGGTGAATGCCGAAGTCTACCCTTGCGTACCACAAAAAGGCTCGGTCGGCGCTTCGGGCGATCTCGCGCCGCTGGCTCATATGAGCACAGTTTTGCTCGGTGAAGGCCAAGCGCGTCATAACGGCGAAGTCATTTCAGGCTTGGAAGCACTGAAAATCGCCGGACTCGAGCCAATTACGTTGGCACCCAAAGAGGGCTTAGCACTTTTGAACGGCACACAGGCGTCTACTGCCTTTGCACTGGAAGGTCTGTTTATTGCAGAAGATCTGTTTGCCTCAGCCACCGTGTGCGGCGCAATGTCGGTGGAAGCAGCGCTCGGCAGTCGTCGTCCGTTTGACCCGCGCATTCACCGCGTACGCGGTCACCGCAGCCAAATGGATGCCGCAGCGGCGTATCGTCACTTACTGGAAAACAACAGCGAAATTGGCGATTCCCACAGCAACTGCGAAAAAGTGCAAGATCCATACTCACTACGTTGTCAACCACAGGTGATGGGAGCGTGTTTGCAACAGATCCGCAACTCAGCCGAGATATTGCTGGTTGAAGCGAACTCTGTGTCGGATAACCCGTTGGTGTTTGCCGAAGACAACGACATCATCTCTGGTGGTAACTTCCACGCAGAACCGGTGGCAATGGCAGCGGATAACCTCGCCTTAGCGATTGCTGAAATCGGCAGTTTGTCAGAGCGACGTATGGCGCTGCTGATCGACAGCGCGCTGTCGAAGCTTCCTCCTTTCTTGGTAGACAACGGCGGCGTGAACTCAGGCTTTATGATCGCTCAGGTCACTGCAGCCGCTCTGGCCAGCGAGAACAAAACCTTGGCTCACCCTGCATCTGTCGACAGTTTACCGACTTCGGCAAATCAGGAAGACCACGTGTCGATGGCAACCTTTGCGGGGCGCAGACTGCGTGAAATGGGCGAAAATACGCGCGGCATTCTTGCGGTTGAGTATCTCTCCGCTGCGCAAGGGTTGGATTTCCGTGCACCGCACAAATCCTCACCACGTATTGAGCAAGCAAAACAGATGTTGCGTGAAAAAGTCGCTTTCTACGATAAAGACCGCTACTTTGCGCCAGATATCGAAAAAGCCAATGCGTTACTCGCACTGGCGGTACACAACCCACTGATGCCTGAAGCGCTATTGCCCAGCGTTATCTAA
- a CDS encoding DUF3187 family protein, translated as MNIDLKLASIIPIVCGFSAPTYASDAYGPLRSYAQSPMQSNALSNVLRSGASMPEGSIEAYTSLTAASVWAETDDYMLDYYHNQLEFGAKWQVDELWQWEINYRWTFAADNHLDSLTQAFHDLFGIEQNGRDTVDKHRFYISMPEYGIEVEDFTGETLSSGISTYLQYQLYEDEQHALSLGGSLYYNGVNQGPFKGHSFEQGIQLNYSFYRQDHALYTMFGITLSDKDLSLADILYRSETFAFAAGYRYAISKRHHLLLEYHLYQGATEGPDDFTDPSNEVLLGYRYLLDNSAFEIMMIENARNMDNSTDIAFTFGYRYLFAQDGR; from the coding sequence ATGAATATTGACCTGAAGTTAGCATCCATTATTCCCATCGTTTGCGGCTTTTCTGCGCCAACTTACGCTAGTGACGCCTATGGCCCGCTGCGCAGTTATGCTCAATCTCCGATGCAATCGAACGCATTGAGCAATGTGCTACGTTCTGGCGCAAGCATGCCTGAAGGTTCAATAGAGGCATACACCTCGCTCACTGCAGCCAGTGTTTGGGCAGAAACAGACGACTACATGCTCGATTATTACCACAACCAACTGGAATTTGGTGCTAAATGGCAAGTTGATGAGTTGTGGCAGTGGGAGATCAACTACCGTTGGACATTTGCCGCCGATAATCACCTAGACAGTTTGACTCAGGCATTTCACGATCTGTTCGGTATTGAGCAAAATGGACGTGATACGGTTGATAAACATCGCTTCTACATTTCAATGCCCGAATATGGCATTGAAGTCGAAGACTTTACAGGCGAAACCCTGTCGAGCGGTATTTCCACCTATTTACAATATCAACTCTATGAAGACGAGCAGCATGCACTCTCGTTAGGTGGCAGTCTCTATTACAACGGTGTTAATCAAGGGCCATTTAAGGGACATAGTTTTGAACAAGGTATTCAGCTTAACTACAGTTTCTATCGCCAAGACCACGCTCTCTACACCATGTTCGGCATCACCTTGAGCGATAAGGATCTTTCTCTTGCCGACATTCTCTATCGAAGTGAAACCTTCGCATTCGCTGCTGGCTATCGCTATGCGATCAGCAAGCGTCATCACTTATTGCTGGAGTACCACCTCTATCAAGGTGCAACAGAAGGCCCCGACGATTTTACCGATCCTTCTAACGAAGTGCTTCTTGGTTATCGATACTTACTCGACAATTCGGCGTTCGAGATAATGATGATCGAAAACGCGAGAAATATGGATAACAGTACCGATATCGCATTTACATTTGGATATCGGTACCTGTTTGCCCAAGATGGGCGCTGA
- the hutU gene encoding urocanate hydratase, with product MTQGHDPRLDTSRTIRAPHGTTLRAKSWLTEAPLRMLMNNLDPDVAEHPHALVVYGGIGRAARNWECFDKIVEVLERLEEDQTLVVQSGKPVGVFPTHKNAPRVLIANSNLVPHWANWEHFNELDKKGLMMYGQMTAGSWIYIGSQGIVQGTYETFVAVAKKHFAGDAKGRWVLTGGLGGMGGAQPLAATMAGFSMIAVECDESRIDYRLRTGYVDKKATSLDEALAMIKETDKPISVGLLGNAADIFAELVERNITPDVVTDQTSAHDPLNGYLPQGWSMAHAAEMRLQDEAAVVKAAKRSMAVQVRAMLDLQARGAATLDYGNNIRQMALEEGVENAFDFPGFVPAYIRPLFCEGIGPFRWAALSGDPEDIYKTDQKVKELIPDNPHLHNWLDMARERIQFQGLPARICWVGLKDRERLGQAFNEMVKNGELKAPIVIGRDHLDSGSVASPNRETEGMMDGSDAVSDWPLLNALLNTAGGATWVSLHHGGGVGMGFSQHSGMVICCDGSDDASARIARVLHNDPATGVMRHADAGYDIAKKCAAEQGLDLPMLNEELRKLK from the coding sequence ATGACACAAGGACACGATCCTCGCCTTGACACCAGCAGAACCATTCGCGCCCCGCACGGTACAACTCTGCGTGCCAAATCCTGGCTCACTGAAGCGCCACTTCGCATGCTGATGAATAACCTCGACCCTGATGTGGCAGAGCACCCGCACGCACTGGTGGTCTACGGTGGCATTGGCCGTGCCGCTCGTAACTGGGAATGTTTTGATAAAATTGTTGAAGTGCTGGAGCGCTTGGAAGAAGACCAGACGCTGGTGGTGCAATCGGGTAAACCTGTGGGCGTTTTTCCCACCCACAAAAACGCACCACGCGTTCTGATTGCCAACTCAAACTTGGTGCCGCATTGGGCCAACTGGGAGCACTTCAACGAGCTCGATAAAAAAGGTTTGATGATGTACGGCCAAATGACGGCTGGCAGTTGGATTTACATCGGCTCACAAGGCATAGTGCAAGGCACCTACGAAACCTTTGTTGCCGTGGCGAAGAAGCATTTTGCAGGTGATGCCAAAGGACGCTGGGTTTTGACGGGTGGCCTTGGTGGCATGGGCGGCGCGCAGCCGCTGGCAGCGACAATGGCTGGCTTTTCTATGATTGCGGTTGAGTGTGACGAATCACGCATTGACTACCGCCTGCGCACTGGTTACGTGGACAAAAAAGCCACGTCGCTTGACGAAGCCTTGGCGATGATCAAAGAAACCGATAAACCGATTTCGGTTGGCTTGCTGGGTAACGCCGCCGACATCTTCGCTGAGCTGGTTGAGCGCAACATCACCCCGGATGTGGTCACCGACCAAACTTCGGCGCACGATCCGCTTAACGGTTATCTTCCGCAAGGTTGGAGCATGGCACACGCCGCCGAAATGCGTCTGCAAGATGAAGCTGCGGTTGTCAAAGCAGCAAAACGGTCGATGGCGGTTCAAGTCCGTGCCATGCTCGATCTGCAAGCTCGCGGCGCTGCGACGCTCGACTACGGCAATAACATTCGTCAAATGGCGCTGGAAGAAGGGGTGGAAAACGCCTTTGATTTCCCGGGTTTTGTACCCGCGTATATTCGCCCGCTCTTCTGTGAAGGAATTGGCCCATTCCGCTGGGCAGCCCTTTCTGGTGATCCGGAAGATATTTACAAAACCGATCAGAAGGTCAAAGAACTGATCCCAGATAACCCTCATCTGCACAACTGGCTCGACATGGCACGTGAGCGCATTCAGTTCCAAGGCTTGCCTGCACGGATCTGCTGGGTCGGCTTGAAAGATCGCGAACGTTTGGGCCAAGCGTTTAACGAAATGGTTAAAAATGGTGAGTTAAAAGCGCCGATAGTGATTGGTCGCGACCATCTCGACTCGGGTTCTGTCGCCAGTCCGAACCGTGAAACAGAAGGCATGATGGATGGCTCAGACGCAGTTTCAGATTGGCCACTGCTCAATGCTCTGCTGAACACTGCGGGCGGCGCAACTTGGGTTTCGCTGCATCACGGTGGCGGCGTGGGAATGGGCTTCTCACAACACTCCGGTATGGTGATCTGCTGTGATGGTAGCGATGATGCCTCTGCGCGTATTGCTCGCGTGCTGCACAACGACCCAGCGACTGGTGTGATGCGCCATGCCGATGCCGGTTACGACATCGCCAAAAAATGTGCTGCCGAGCAAGGGCTTGATCTGCCAATGCTTAACGAAGAATTGCGCAAGTTGAAGTAA